In a genomic window of Sutcliffiella sp. FSL R7-0096:
- a CDS encoding GNAT family N-acetyltransferase, translated as MEHRKTYNAKEIKTRNSRLIIEGPVTPEKLASYEFHKDLVAFRPPEQQRKALIEIAGLPEGRIIIARTQDTIVGYVTYLYPDPMERWSEGKMENLIELGAIEVVPEVRGSSVGKSLLQVSMMDEMMENYIVITTEYYWHWDLKGTGLNVWEYRKIMEKMMNAGGLEYYATDDPEISSHPANCLMARIGKNIDQESVQKFDQLRFHNRFMY; from the coding sequence ATGGAACATAGAAAAACGTATAATGCCAAAGAAATCAAGACAAGAAACAGCCGTTTGATCATAGAGGGGCCAGTCACTCCCGAGAAGCTGGCAAGCTATGAGTTTCATAAAGATCTTGTTGCATTTAGACCTCCTGAGCAGCAACGTAAAGCCTTGATTGAAATTGCAGGGCTACCAGAAGGCAGAATCATCATTGCAAGAACACAAGATACCATTGTTGGATATGTGACCTATTTGTATCCGGATCCAATGGAGAGGTGGTCCGAAGGCAAGATGGAGAACCTCATTGAGCTTGGTGCCATTGAAGTGGTACCGGAAGTGCGTGGTAGCTCCGTTGGGAAATCCTTGTTACAGGTCTCGATGATGGATGAAATGATGGAAAACTATATTGTGATAACTACTGAATATTACTGGCATTGGGATTTAAAAGGTACTGGCCTGAATGTCTGGGAATATCGAAAAATAATGGAGAAGATGATGAATGCAGGTGGATTGGAGTATTATGCAACGGATGACCCAGAGATCAGCTCACATCCAGCCAATTGCTTGATGGCACGTATCGGTAAAAATATCGATCAGGAGTCTGTTCAGAAATTCGATCAACTTCGCTTTCACAACCGCTTTATGTACTAG
- a CDS encoding cell division protein FtsA encodes MMHYRDGECFLIFALDIGTRSVVGLLLEKENDKFHMIDMVVKEHDERAMLDGQIHDILAVSKVITYVKEQLEEKHGPLTKVCVAAAGRALKTQTAYAIQDIKGKALFKEEDIFLLELAAVQEAQRKLLQENQIDHANQYFCVGYSVLRYYLDEEEIGSLLDQRGEKASVEIISTFLPKIVVESLISALQRSNLQLEALTLEPIAAINVLIPASMRRLNIALVDIGAGTSDVAISMDGTVTAYGMVPVAGDEITEGLSDAFLLDFPQAEQAKREMLARETITFTDILGFEQTLSKSEMVEQILPSIEKLATSITNEIKRQNNQKSPKAVMLVGGGSLTPSLTSLIARNLELPENRVAIRGVDAIHQLHPTILPVKGPEFITPIGIAIAAKEKPIEYVSVTVNELPIRLFDVKKLTIGDSLLASGININKLVGKPGLALMIEKNGEKITIPGSFGEPPKIYKNGKVAQGFDSIENGDDIFVEKGQDGEAAKATVGQLIGTENTSLTLHLNGIPADLNPTILVNGEPSTLDTPLSDRDKITLRYPKNIKELLVSTKQVTEDELEPFYLYINDEKSSLSSLSVQLKRNGSRVSATDTYSNLDQIVWEQAASPTVKMLSMLQQYETKQEIAVTYKGAKVVLSKNLLEFYRNGELLEEEDLLKRGDHLQLMLRRKEPFIFQDMFRFVNIEKPIGAGSFVLKKNGVKASFYDLIEHGDELDIEWEDKRVQV; translated from the coding sequence ATGATGCATTATAGGGATGGTGAATGTTTTTTGATTTTCGCATTGGACATTGGAACCAGGTCTGTAGTTGGCCTGCTTCTGGAAAAAGAAAACGATAAATTCCATATGATTGACATGGTGGTAAAAGAACATGATGAGCGTGCTATGTTGGATGGCCAAATCCATGATATATTGGCAGTTTCAAAGGTGATTACATATGTGAAGGAACAATTGGAGGAAAAGCATGGGCCTCTCACCAAAGTTTGTGTAGCCGCTGCCGGAAGGGCTCTAAAAACGCAGACTGCATATGCCATTCAGGATATCAAAGGGAAAGCACTGTTCAAAGAAGAGGATATTTTTCTACTTGAACTGGCTGCGGTTCAAGAGGCACAACGAAAATTACTACAAGAGAACCAAATTGATCATGCCAATCAGTATTTCTGTGTTGGTTATTCGGTGCTCCGTTATTATTTGGATGAAGAGGAGATTGGCAGCCTTCTTGATCAGCGCGGAGAAAAAGCTTCTGTTGAAATCATTTCGACCTTCCTTCCTAAAATTGTGGTGGAATCTTTGATTTCCGCACTGCAACGCTCTAACTTGCAGCTCGAAGCCCTGACTCTTGAACCGATAGCAGCCATTAATGTACTCATTCCAGCTTCCATGCGACGCCTTAATATTGCATTAGTCGATATTGGAGCGGGTACCTCTGATGTAGCAATTTCGATGGACGGAACCGTAACCGCTTACGGAATGGTTCCTGTTGCAGGTGATGAGATCACCGAAGGACTTAGTGATGCTTTTTTGCTGGATTTTCCACAGGCTGAACAGGCGAAGAGAGAGATGCTGGCAAGAGAAACCATTACCTTTACAGATATATTAGGCTTCGAACAGACCCTTTCAAAATCTGAAATGGTGGAACAAATCTTGCCATCTATTGAAAAACTTGCAACGTCCATTACGAATGAAATCAAAAGACAAAATAATCAAAAATCCCCTAAAGCTGTTATGCTTGTAGGTGGAGGTAGTTTGACGCCGTCTCTTACATCTTTGATTGCCAGAAATCTGGAATTACCTGAAAACCGAGTTGCAATTCGTGGAGTGGATGCCATCCACCAGCTTCACCCTACCATCCTTCCGGTGAAAGGTCCTGAATTCATCACCCCTATTGGAATAGCCATTGCTGCAAAAGAAAAACCAATTGAATACGTTTCTGTCACCGTCAACGAATTGCCCATCCGATTATTTGATGTGAAAAAATTGACGATTGGTGACAGTCTCTTAGCTTCAGGCATCAACATCAATAAACTTGTCGGGAAACCAGGATTAGCATTGATGATAGAAAAGAATGGGGAAAAGATTACTATTCCTGGAAGCTTTGGAGAACCCCCGAAAATATATAAGAATGGAAAAGTCGCTCAGGGTTTTGATTCAATAGAAAATGGAGACGACATTTTCGTAGAAAAGGGACAAGATGGAGAAGCTGCCAAGGCAACCGTAGGACAACTGATCGGAACGGAAAATACGTCTTTAACATTACATTTGAACGGGATTCCAGCTGACCTCAACCCCACTATATTAGTAAACGGTGAGCCTTCTACGTTGGATACCCCTCTCTCAGACAGGGATAAAATAACCCTCCGATACCCTAAAAACATTAAAGAACTACTTGTTTCCACGAAGCAAGTGACAGAGGATGAACTGGAACCCTTTTATCTATACATTAATGACGAAAAAAGCTCCCTTTCTTCACTTTCTGTTCAGTTAAAGAGAAATGGTAGCAGGGTGTCTGCCACCGATACCTACTCCAACCTTGATCAGATTGTATGGGAGCAGGCAGCAAGCCCAACAGTAAAAATGCTGTCTATGCTTCAACAATACGAAACCAAACAGGAAATTGCCGTCACTTATAAGGGAGCTAAAGTGGTACTATCAAAGAACCTACTTGAATTTTACCGTAATGGAGAATTATTAGAGGAAGAAGATTTATTAAAAAGAGGCGACCATCTGCAACTGATGCTCAGACGGAAAGAACCATTCATCTTTCAAGACATGTTCAGGTTCGTAAACATCGAAAAACCAATAGGAGCTGGATCCTTCGTTCTAAAGAAAAATGGAGTAAAAGCATCCTTCTATGACCTAATCGAACACGGAGATGAACTTGACATCGAATGGGAAGACAAGAGGGTTCAGGTATAA
- a CDS encoding acetoin utilization protein AcuC: MKKAVFVYSDDFQTYKFSENHPFNQLRVKLTYDLLHKSKFLSFQDIVPPRMATDEELALVHDPRYIEAVKLAGKGQLPKEKANNYGLGTEDTPIFPNMHEASALLVGGTLTAVDQVMTGKSEHALNLGGGLHHGFRGKASGFCIYNDTAVAIKYLQEKYGARVLYVDTDAHHGDGVQWAFYEDPDVCTLSIHETGRYLFPGTGNVNERGQGDGYGYSFNIPIDAFTEDESFLEVYEQSLTEIAEFFKPDVILTQNGADAHYYDPLTHLSTSIKVYREIPKLAHKIAHQHCKGRWIGVGGGGYDIWRVVPRAWSHIWLEMIEKNDVQGALSEDWINEWKDQSPVDLPDTWEDKADLYKPIPRKQEITEKNKQILMKALYPISHLRKDNSQIG; this comes from the coding sequence ATGAAAAAAGCGGTTTTTGTCTACTCGGATGATTTTCAAACCTATAAGTTCAGCGAAAATCACCCATTCAATCAACTGAGAGTCAAACTGACCTATGACTTGCTGCATAAAAGCAAGTTTCTATCATTCCAGGATATTGTTCCACCCAGAATGGCAACAGATGAGGAATTGGCGTTGGTGCATGACCCGCGCTATATTGAAGCTGTTAAATTGGCTGGAAAAGGGCAGTTGCCCAAAGAAAAAGCAAACAACTACGGTCTTGGGACGGAGGATACCCCTATCTTCCCGAACATGCATGAGGCAAGCGCTCTGCTTGTGGGGGGGACTTTAACTGCAGTCGACCAGGTAATGACGGGTAAGTCGGAACATGCATTAAACCTTGGTGGCGGCCTTCATCACGGATTCCGTGGCAAGGCATCCGGCTTTTGTATATATAACGACACGGCCGTTGCCATCAAGTACCTTCAAGAAAAATACGGTGCCAGAGTTCTTTACGTTGACACCGATGCCCATCATGGTGATGGTGTACAATGGGCGTTTTACGAGGATCCTGATGTCTGCACCCTGTCCATCCATGAAACCGGGCGCTATTTATTCCCTGGGACGGGGAATGTGAATGAGCGTGGTCAAGGGGACGGTTACGGTTATTCTTTTAATATCCCGATTGACGCTTTCACTGAAGATGAGTCCTTCCTCGAAGTGTACGAACAATCACTAACAGAAATTGCCGAGTTCTTTAAGCCTGATGTCATCCTTACCCAAAATGGCGCGGACGCTCATTACTATGACCCTCTCACCCACCTTTCCACTTCAATAAAGGTGTACCGGGAGATACCCAAGCTCGCTCATAAAATTGCCCATCAACATTGCAAAGGCAGATGGATTGGAGTTGGTGGCGGGGGCTATGATATCTGGAGGGTCGTACCAAGGGCATGGTCTCATATCTGGTTGGAGATGATCGAAAAGAACGATGTGCAAGGTGCTTTGTCAGAAGATTGGATAAACGAATGGAAAGATCAATCACCAGTGGATTTACCTGATACTTGGGAGGATAAAGCAGATTTGTACAAACCTATCCCACGAAAACAGGAAATCACCGAGAAGAATAAACAAATCCTGATGAAGGCGCTATACCCTATCAGCCACCTGCGAAAAGATAATTCACAGATTGGTTAA
- the motP gene encoding flagellar motor protein MotP gives MKKFDVLTPIGLVLGLAMILFGIVNNSGFSGASSFLHLPSFLIVIGGTLGALLITFNLKEMKVMPTVVKAAFSRQENELPNLIETFVRLSDRARREGLLALEAELEEVEDDFIKKGVLLAVDGVEPEVIHDIMNAEISAMEERHVKGRSILEKAGDYAPSWGMIGTLIGLVLMLKNLNDPTTLGPNMAIAILTTLYGTLLANLVFLPMASKLANKTEKEVFLKQIIIEGVIGVQSGQNPKILEEKLSAFLSSQDRVKKDEAVAETLEENFQ, from the coding sequence ATGAAAAAGTTCGATGTGTTAACACCAATAGGTCTTGTACTAGGTTTGGCAATGATTTTATTCGGTATCGTTAATAATTCAGGATTCAGCGGTGCAAGCAGCTTCTTGCATCTTCCCTCTTTTTTAATTGTAATAGGGGGAACGCTTGGTGCTTTATTAATTACGTTCAATCTTAAAGAAATGAAGGTAATGCCGACAGTAGTGAAAGCTGCATTTTCCAGGCAGGAAAATGAATTACCAAATCTAATTGAAACATTTGTAAGGCTATCAGACCGAGCAAGAAGAGAAGGGTTACTGGCACTTGAGGCAGAGCTAGAAGAAGTAGAAGATGATTTCATAAAAAAGGGCGTGCTGCTTGCAGTGGACGGGGTGGAGCCTGAAGTGATCCATGATATTATGAATGCAGAAATCTCTGCCATGGAAGAAAGACATGTGAAGGGAAGAAGCATTTTGGAAAAAGCGGGGGATTATGCTCCGTCATGGGGGATGATTGGAACGCTCATCGGATTGGTACTGATGCTGAAAAACCTGAATGACCCGACTACGCTAGGGCCTAATATGGCCATCGCCATTTTGACAACCTTATATGGAACATTGTTAGCAAATCTAGTCTTTCTCCCAATGGCTAGTAAACTAGCTAATAAAACAGAAAAAGAAGTATTCTTGAAACAAATTATCATAGAAGGGGTCATTGGCGTACAATCTGGTCAAAACCCTAAAATATTGGAGGAAAAGCTATCAGCCTTCCTTTCCAGTCAAGATCGAGTTAAAAAAGACGAAGCTGTGGCTGAAACGCTCGAGGAGAATTTTCAATGA
- the ytxJ gene encoding bacillithiol system redox-active protein YtxJ yields MDKTMIQTVEEFNQVLQENETFLFFKNSTTCPISHAAFEEFENFVADQDQVPCYYLNVQDARPLSNHIAEATGVKHESPQALMFKGGDVVWNASHWKITYSSLQENVK; encoded by the coding sequence ATGGATAAAACTATGATACAAACCGTAGAAGAATTTAATCAAGTTCTCCAAGAAAATGAAACATTTCTCTTTTTTAAAAACAGTACAACCTGTCCCATTAGTCATGCTGCTTTTGAAGAGTTTGAGAATTTTGTAGCAGATCAGGATCAGGTTCCTTGCTATTACTTAAATGTCCAAGATGCAAGACCGCTTTCCAATCATATTGCGGAAGCAACTGGAGTGAAGCATGAATCTCCGCAGGCTTTAATGTTTAAGGGTGGAGACGTTGTGTGGAATGCTTCTCATTGGAAAATCACGTATTCTTCTTTACAGGAAAATGTAAAATAA
- the ccpA gene encoding catabolite control protein A: MNVTIYDVAREANVSMATVSRVVNGNPNVKPTTRKKVLEAIERLGYRPNAVARGLASKKTTTVGVIIPDISNIFYAELARGIEDIATMYKYNIILSNSDQNVDKELYLLNTMLGKQVDGIVFMSGNITEELAAEFERSPVPIVLAASIERDNKVPSVTIDYVQAAFDAVTALIEKGHKRVGYVSGLFEEPINGEKKLTGYKRALEEAGLSYDEEIVLEGDYSYDSGIEAVEKLISLKDRPTAIFVGTDEMALGVIHGAQDNGLNIPEDIEVIGFDNTRLATMVRPQLSTVVQPMYDIGAVAMRLLTKFMNKEKVEDQTVVLPHRIEFRRSTK, from the coding sequence ATGAACGTAACGATTTATGATGTTGCCAGAGAAGCGAATGTTTCCATGGCAACGGTTTCCCGAGTAGTAAATGGAAACCCAAATGTAAAACCCACAACAAGAAAAAAAGTATTGGAAGCCATCGAACGCTTAGGTTATCGTCCTAATGCCGTGGCTAGAGGATTGGCAAGCAAGAAAACGACAACGGTTGGGGTAATCATCCCTGATATCTCCAATATCTTCTATGCAGAGCTAGCTCGCGGAATTGAGGATATTGCAACCATGTATAAGTACAATATCATCTTGAGCAACTCCGACCAAAATGTGGACAAGGAGTTATACTTACTGAACACGATGCTTGGCAAGCAAGTGGATGGAATTGTTTTCATGAGTGGAAATATAACAGAAGAGCTTGCAGCGGAGTTTGAAAGATCTCCTGTACCAATCGTATTGGCAGCTTCCATTGAAAGAGACAATAAGGTACCGTCTGTAACGATCGATTATGTACAAGCAGCCTTTGATGCTGTAACAGCATTGATTGAGAAGGGACACAAGCGCGTGGGTTACGTGTCAGGCCTCTTTGAAGAACCAATCAACGGAGAGAAAAAACTGACAGGCTACAAGCGTGCTTTAGAAGAAGCTGGTTTATCCTATGATGAGGAGATTGTTCTAGAAGGGGACTATTCCTATGATTCAGGAATTGAAGCGGTTGAAAAATTGATCAGCTTGAAAGACCGTCCTACAGCAATCTTTGTTGGGACCGATGAAATGGCATTGGGGGTCATCCATGGTGCTCAAGATAATGGACTGAATATCCCTGAAGACATCGAAGTAATTGGATTTGATAATACACGACTAGCGACAATGGTTCGTCCACAGCTTTCTACCGTGGTTCAACCGATGTATGATATTGGTGCAGTTGCCATGAGACTTTTAACGAAATTTATGAATAAAGAGAAAGTGGAGGACCAAACTGTCGTACTTCCTCATAGAATTGAATTTAGACGCTCAACAAAATAA
- a CDS encoding DUF948 domain-containing protein, whose amino-acid sequence MSELLYISAIIVAIAFLILVIFVSKTLLSVQGTLNQVAGTLGSIENQMKGITSETEQILHKTNVLMDDIQDKSQQLNTVVTAVKDVGTSIQGFNHSVSRLSNNVAKQLDQNQDKVSQVVQWSNVAMELVDKWNERKQKNKINNL is encoded by the coding sequence TTGAGTGAATTGCTTTACATTAGCGCAATTATTGTAGCTATTGCTTTTTTAATATTGGTTATTTTTGTTTCAAAAACCCTTCTATCAGTGCAAGGCACATTAAATCAAGTAGCCGGGACTTTAGGTAGCATTGAAAACCAGATGAAGGGGATCACATCCGAGACAGAGCAGATTTTACATAAGACCAATGTATTAATGGATGACATTCAAGATAAGTCACAACAACTTAATACGGTTGTAACTGCTGTAAAGGATGTAGGTACTTCCATTCAGGGATTTAATCATTCCGTTTCACGTTTATCTAATAATGTTGCCAAGCAGCTAGATCAAAATCAGGATAAGGTGTCACAGGTCGTTCAATGGTCCAATGTAGCAATGGAGCTTGTCGACAAATGGAATGAAAGAAAACAAAAAAATAAAATCAACAATTTATGA
- the motS gene encoding flagellar motor protein MotS, which translates to MKRQKREAHEKGAPKWMVTFSDLFMLVLVFFILLFSMSQIDLVKFKAVAESFKQVNILDYNPSAVPFENPTDFSVNTESTNNQDDVSKEPENNETESETDSLQELLVEVQIFLAENDLEDVVVANRTERGIVLVLEEKVLYETAEARILPIAHPFLDKVGTLLNKIPNLVKIEGHTDNRPISTDKFPSNWELSAARASSVIRYLVDSHNLDPERFIAVGYGDTRPIVENTSSENYQKNRRVEIVISDPQQEEKID; encoded by the coding sequence ATGAAGCGTCAAAAGAGGGAAGCACATGAAAAAGGTGCACCAAAATGGATGGTTACGTTTTCCGATCTTTTCATGCTGGTCCTTGTATTCTTTATTTTACTCTTTTCCATGTCACAGATAGATCTCGTAAAATTCAAAGCGGTGGCAGAATCATTCAAGCAAGTGAATATACTCGATTATAATCCTTCCGCTGTCCCTTTTGAAAACCCTACAGATTTTTCCGTCAATACGGAATCAACGAATAACCAGGATGATGTCTCTAAGGAACCGGAAAATAATGAGACGGAATCGGAAACAGATAGCCTACAGGAGCTGCTTGTGGAAGTACAGATATTCCTGGCGGAAAATGACTTAGAAGATGTGGTAGTGGCCAATAGGACGGAACGAGGAATTGTTCTTGTGCTGGAAGAGAAAGTGTTATATGAGACGGCGGAGGCAAGAATCCTTCCCATCGCTCATCCATTCTTGGATAAGGTGGGAACGCTTTTAAATAAAATTCCTAATCTGGTCAAGATAGAAGGCCATACGGATAATCGTCCTATCTCAACCGACAAATTTCCCTCTAACTGGGAATTGTCTGCGGCCAGAGCAAGTAGTGTCATCCGCTATCTGGTAGATTCTCACAATTTGGATCCTGAGCGCTTTATTGCAGTAGGATATGGTGATACAAGACCTATAGTCGAAAACACTTCAAGTGAAAATTATCAAAAGAATAGACGGGTCGAGATAGTCATTTCAGATCCGCAGCAGGAAGAGAAAATCGATTGA
- a CDS encoding acetoin utilization AcuB family protein, translating to MIVERIMKKDVFTLLPTDTVERALLLMEEKSIRHIPIVNANHQLVGIISDRDVRNGLQAALYGNSTQEDLQQPLSKVMKTNLLTGHPLDFVEEVAATFYEYKIGCLPIVQNSKLVGIVTETDLLYTFVQLTGANQPASQFEVKVENIAGKLAEVTSILSKRKLNILSVLVYPHQDEQSKILVFRVQTMNPTGVIHDLQEEGYEVLWPNLPGVTS from the coding sequence ATGATTGTAGAAAGAATTATGAAGAAGGATGTATTTACACTGCTCCCGACGGATACAGTTGAACGCGCACTTCTTCTAATGGAAGAAAAAAGCATCCGCCACATTCCGATTGTAAATGCGAATCATCAATTGGTCGGCATCATTTCAGATAGGGATGTAAGAAATGGGTTGCAGGCTGCCTTATATGGAAACAGCACCCAAGAAGATTTACAGCAGCCTCTTTCAAAAGTGATGAAGACCAACTTGTTGACCGGCCATCCTCTTGACTTTGTAGAGGAAGTGGCAGCAACATTTTATGAATATAAGATTGGCTGCCTTCCAATCGTCCAGAATTCTAAACTGGTTGGAATTGTCACTGAAACAGATCTTTTGTATACATTTGTACAATTGACAGGGGCTAATCAACCAGCTTCTCAATTTGAAGTGAAGGTGGAGAATATCGCTGGAAAATTGGCCGAAGTGACCTCCATTTTAAGCAAAAGGAAATTAAATATTCTAAGTGTGCTTGTCTACCCTCATCAGGATGAGCAGTCTAAAATACTCGTCTTCCGCGTACAGACGATGAACCCTACAGGAGTCATCCATGACTTACAGGAGGAAGGCTATGAAGTACTTTGGCCGAACTTACCGGGTGTTACTTCATGA
- a CDS encoding YtxH domain-containing protein, protein MGNEEMKNQEVNKDSINAKDLLIGTLIGGIVGATTALFLAPKSGRELRGDITDQATQLKEKTDFWKLQATEYTTELAETAKDKTNQLTKAITDQTQQVMDKVKHLREKNGDVSMELQEQVQDIISEAATAIENGTEDMSDEVKQRLEETKAALEDVEKKLSVSEEEQNEQNEQNVNS, encoded by the coding sequence ATGGGCAATGAAGAGATGAAGAATCAAGAAGTTAACAAAGACAGCATCAATGCAAAGGACTTATTGATCGGTACATTAATTGGTGGAATCGTGGGTGCTACTACTGCGCTTTTCCTAGCTCCTAAATCCGGTAGAGAACTTCGTGGGGATATTACAGATCAGGCAACTCAATTGAAAGAAAAAACAGATTTTTGGAAGCTGCAAGCTACTGAATATACGACTGAACTAGCTGAAACAGCTAAAGATAAAACAAACCAATTAACAAAAGCCATCACAGATCAAACCCAGCAAGTGATGGATAAAGTTAAGCATCTGAGAGAAAAAAATGGGGATGTATCCATGGAACTGCAAGAGCAGGTTCAAGATATCATCTCTGAAGCGGCTACTGCTATTGAAAATGGTACCGAGGACATGTCTGACGAAGTAAAACAAAGACTTGAAGAAACAAAAGCTGCGTTAGAAGACGTAGAGAAAAAGTTATCTGTGAGTGAAGAAGAACAGAACGAACAGAACGAGCAGAACGTAAACTCATAA
- a CDS encoding bifunctional 3-deoxy-7-phosphoheptulonate synthase/chorismate mutase, whose protein sequence is MSHNELDALRKQVEELNLQLLEVINKRGELVQEIGKLKEAQGVNRYDPVRERKMLDLITEHNDGPFETSTLQHLFKEIFKAGLELQKDDHRKALLVSRKKKPEDTVVEVKGVKIGDGSQNFIIGPCAVESYEQVAQVAQAAKAQGVKLLRGGAFKPRTSPYDFQGLGLEGLKILKRVGDEYDMAIISEIINPADIEVACDYVDVIQIGARNMQNFELLKAAGAVRKPVLLKRGLAATIDEFVNAAEYIISQGNDQIILCERGIRTYEKATRNTLDISAVPILKKETHLPVFVDVTHSTGRKDLLLPTAKAALAIGADGVMAEVHPDPAVALSDAAQQMDIDQFNEFITELRSHYSYKS, encoded by the coding sequence ATGAGTCATAACGAACTAGACGCCTTGCGAAAACAAGTCGAAGAACTCAACTTACAACTACTAGAGGTCATCAACAAGCGCGGTGAGCTTGTCCAGGAAATTGGTAAGCTTAAGGAAGCGCAAGGTGTAAATCGATATGACCCAGTCCGTGAAAGAAAGATGCTAGACTTGATCACGGAGCATAACGATGGTCCTTTCGAAACCTCCACATTACAACATTTATTCAAAGAGATCTTCAAAGCAGGTTTGGAACTGCAAAAAGATGATCATAGAAAAGCATTACTAGTGTCGCGTAAGAAAAAACCGGAAGATACGGTTGTAGAAGTCAAGGGTGTGAAAATTGGTGATGGATCTCAAAACTTCATCATCGGTCCTTGTGCCGTAGAAAGCTATGAACAAGTTGCACAAGTTGCACAAGCTGCAAAAGCACAGGGAGTAAAATTGCTTCGCGGTGGTGCGTTCAAGCCTAGAACTTCTCCTTACGATTTCCAAGGACTTGGACTTGAAGGATTGAAAATATTGAAACGTGTTGGTGATGAATATGATATGGCAATCATCAGTGAAATCATCAACCCTGCAGATATTGAAGTCGCTTGTGATTACGTCGATGTCATCCAGATAGGTGCACGTAACATGCAGAACTTCGAACTACTGAAGGCTGCAGGTGCGGTGCGAAAACCAGTACTCCTCAAAAGAGGATTGGCCGCAACGATTGATGAATTCGTTAATGCAGCAGAATATATCATCTCCCAAGGGAATGACCAGATCATCCTATGTGAGCGCGGAATCAGAACGTACGAAAAAGCTACTAGAAATACATTAGATATTTCAGCTGTACCAATTCTGAAGAAAGAAACTCACTTACCAGTATTTGTGGATGTAACACATTCCACTGGTAGAAAAGATCTTCTATTGCCTACTGCAAAGGCTGCACTTGCAATCGGTGCAGATGGAGTGATGGCTGAAGTCCATCCTGATCCGGCAGTAGCACTTTCTGACGCGGCACAGCAGATGGACATCGATCAATTCAATGAGTTCATCACGGAACTACGCAGTCATTATTCGTACAAGTCATAA